The following proteins are co-located in the Palaemon carinicauda isolate YSFRI2023 chromosome 30, ASM3689809v2, whole genome shotgun sequence genome:
- the LOC137622907 gene encoding uncharacterized protein isoform X2, translating into MFLSACLAIFLPIAAFSWNPYFSGINDGFTPPKFTQPAPPACDKFHHPVQKFPDLWRNDKGKRNEQNLLEDPSMTPAPSQAPAAEVDVEGEAPWVNPVHQQRRFVGINADYLLREEINVPSGTRITWYKNNVTIHQNVNNNLARSSFNSSRLVVSTKVYIDCAKISDRGLYTLQLDIPNRSHNWHRNYAVIIVGRSGIPGVSCRFSANEMAYIPRIYQYAKRAYVSVGESIVLPCGFKGLLADVAWYVNNTRISSDQQHETSASETTHYTCLVWSTAYANLHDRVNTALYVQE; encoded by the exons ATGTTTCTGTCAGCATGCTTGGCAATTTTCTTGCCAATTGCCGCCTTCAGCTGGAATCCATATTTTTCTGGAATCAACGACGGGTTTACACCGCCCAAGTTCACTCAACCAGCGCCACCTGCCTGCGATAAATTTCACCATCCTGTGCAAAAG TTTCCTGATCTTTGGAGGAACGACAAAGGAAAGAGGAATGAACAGAACCTTTTGGAAG ATCCCTCTATGACCCCAGCGCCATCACAGGCTCCTGCTGCAGAAGTAGATGTTGAGGGAGAAGCCCCTTGGGTTAACCCAGTCCACCAACAGCGAAGGTTTGTGGGCATCAATGCAGATTACCTTCTCAGGGAAGAAATCAACGTCCCTTCAGGGACCAGAATCACCTGGTACAAGAACAACGTTACCATTCACCAG aatgttaatAACAACTTGGCCAGGTCGTCGTTTAACTCATCTCGTCTTGTGGTATCAACCAAGGTCTATATCGACTGTGCTAAAATCAGTGATCGA gGACTTTACACACTGCAGTTGGATATACCTAATAGGAGTCATAACTGGCATCGTAACTACGCCGTCATTATTGTTG GTAGGAGCGGTATTCCCGGAGTATCCTGCAGATTCTCAGCCAATGAGATGGCCTACATTCCTCGTATTTACCAATATGCTAAGCGGGCCTATGTCTCCGTGGGGGAAAGCATTGTCTTGCCCTGTGGCTTCAAAGGGCTCCTAGCAGACGTGGCTTGGTATGTTAACAACACACGGATCTCCTCTGACCAACAACACGAG ACAAGTGCGTCTGAAACTACCCATTACACTTGCTTGGTATGGAGTACAGCTTATGCAAATCTGCATGATCGTGTAAACACTGCTCTTTACGTACAG GAATAA
- the LOC137622907 gene encoding uncharacterized protein isoform X1, which translates to MFLSACLAIFLPIAAFSWNPYFSGINDGFTPPKFTQPAPPACDKFHHPVQKFPDLWRNDKGKRNEQNLLEDPSMTPAPSQAPAAEVDVEGEAPWVNPVHQQRRFVGINADYLLREEINVPSGTRITWYKNNVTIHQNVNNNLARSSFNSSRLVVSTKVYIDCAKISDRGLYTLQLDIPNRSHNWHRNYAVIIVGRSGIPGVSCRFSANEMAYIPRIYQYAKRAYVSVGESIVLPCGFKGLLADVAWYVNNTRISSDQQHETMPGGDLMIRQTSASETTHYTCLVWSTAYANLHDRVNTALYVQE; encoded by the exons ATGTTTCTGTCAGCATGCTTGGCAATTTTCTTGCCAATTGCCGCCTTCAGCTGGAATCCATATTTTTCTGGAATCAACGACGGGTTTACACCGCCCAAGTTCACTCAACCAGCGCCACCTGCCTGCGATAAATTTCACCATCCTGTGCAAAAG TTTCCTGATCTTTGGAGGAACGACAAAGGAAAGAGGAATGAACAGAACCTTTTGGAAG ATCCCTCTATGACCCCAGCGCCATCACAGGCTCCTGCTGCAGAAGTAGATGTTGAGGGAGAAGCCCCTTGGGTTAACCCAGTCCACCAACAGCGAAGGTTTGTGGGCATCAATGCAGATTACCTTCTCAGGGAAGAAATCAACGTCCCTTCAGGGACCAGAATCACCTGGTACAAGAACAACGTTACCATTCACCAG aatgttaatAACAACTTGGCCAGGTCGTCGTTTAACTCATCTCGTCTTGTGGTATCAACCAAGGTCTATATCGACTGTGCTAAAATCAGTGATCGA gGACTTTACACACTGCAGTTGGATATACCTAATAGGAGTCATAACTGGCATCGTAACTACGCCGTCATTATTGTTG GTAGGAGCGGTATTCCCGGAGTATCCTGCAGATTCTCAGCCAATGAGATGGCCTACATTCCTCGTATTTACCAATATGCTAAGCGGGCCTATGTCTCCGTGGGGGAAAGCATTGTCTTGCCCTGTGGCTTCAAAGGGCTCCTAGCAGACGTGGCTTGGTATGTTAACAACACACGGATCTCCTCTGACCAACAACACGAG ACAATGCCAGGTGGTGACCTAATGATTCGCCAGACAAGTGCGTCTGAAACTACCCATTACACTTGCTTGGTATGGAGTACAGCTTATGCAAATCTGCATGATCGTGTAAACACTGCTCTTTACGTACAG GAATAA